Proteins co-encoded in one Pleurodeles waltl isolate 20211129_DDA chromosome 2_2, aPleWal1.hap1.20221129, whole genome shotgun sequence genomic window:
- the SNAI2 gene encoding zinc finger protein SNAI2 — protein MPRSFLVKKHFNSSKKPNYGELDRDTHTVIFAPYLYDSYPVLPHADILSSVAYNPITVWTATGLLPLPGDLSPLSGYPPSLGRVSPPPQSDTSSKEHSGSESPISDEEERLQSKLSDPHDIEAEKFLCTFCNKSYSTFSGLAKHKQLHCEAQSRKSFSCKYCEKEYVSLGALKMHIRTHTLPCVCKICGKAFSRPWLLQGHIRTHTGEKPFSCPHCNRAFADRSNLRAHLQTHSDVKKYQCKNCSKTFSRMSLLHKHEESGCCLAQSDGRLPLPVYPD, from the exons ATGCCGCGCTCCTTCCTGGTCAAGAAGCATTTCAACTCCTCCAAGAAGCCCAACTACGGCGAGCTGGACAGGGACACGCATACAG TGATTTTTGCACCTTACCTATATGACAGCTACCCCGTGCTGCCCCACGCTGACATCCTCAGCTCGGTGGCGTACAACCCCATCACTGTCTGGACTGCAACGGGTTTGCTACCGTTACCCGGCGACCTATCCCCTCTCTCCGGATACCCTCCATCCTTAGGGCGGGTCAGCCCACCCCCACAGTCGGACACTTCTTCCAAGGAGCACAGCGGCTCGGAGAGCCCCATCAGCGACGAGGAGGAGCGGCTGCAGTCCAAGCTCTCCGACCCGCACGACATCGAGGCCGAGAAGTTCCTGTGCACTTTCTGCAACAAGTCCTACTCCACTTTCTCCGGACTGGCCAAGCACAAACAACTGCACTGCGAGGCCCAGTCCCGCAAGTCGTTCAGCTGCAAGTACTGTGAAAAGGAGTATGTCAGCTTGGGGGCTCTGAAGATGCACATCCGGACTCACACCCTCCCGTGTGTTTGCAAAATCTGTGGCAAGGCCTTCTCTAGACCCTGGTTACTGCAGGGGCACATCCGAACTCACACTG GAGAGAAGCCCTTTTCGTGTCCGCACTGCAACCGAGCCTTTGCCGACAGATCTAACCTGAGGGCACATCTGCAAACCCACTCAGACGTGAAGAAATACCAGTGCAAGAACTGCTCCAAGACCTTCTCCCGCATGTCCCTGCTGCACAAGCACGAGGAGTCGGGCTGCTGCCTGGCGCAGAGCGACGGTCGCCTACCGCTCCCCGTTTACCCggactga